Proteins from a genomic interval of Zonotrichia leucophrys gambelii isolate GWCS_2022_RI chromosome 5, RI_Zleu_2.0, whole genome shotgun sequence:
- the NFKBIA gene encoding NF-kappa-B inhibitor alpha: MIAARRATEPPAMDGYEHPKKERQGAFALDDRHDSGLDSMKEEEYRQLVKELEDIRLQPREPPAWAQQLTEDGDTFLHLAIIHEEKALSLEVIQQAAGDRAFLNFQNNLSQTPLHLAVITDQPEIAEHLLKAGCDLEIRDFRGNTPLHIACQQGSLKSVSVLTQYCQPQHLLPVLQAANYNGHTCLHLASIQGYLAIVEYLLSLGADVNAQEPCNGRTALHLAVDLQNSELVSLLVKHGADVNKVTYQGYSPYQLTWGRDNSSIQEQLKQLTTADLQMLPESEDEESSESEPEFTEDELIYDDCLIGGRQLAF, encoded by the exons ATGATCGCCGCCCGCCGCGCCACCGAGCCGCCCGCCATGGACGGCTACGAGCACCCCAAGAAGGAGCGCCAGGGCGCCTTCGCGCTCGACGACCGCCACGACAGCGGCCTGGACTCCATGAAGGAGGAGGAGTACCGGCAGCTggtgaaggagctggaggacaTACGGCTGCAGCCCCGCGAGCCGCCcgcctgggcacagcagctgacGGAGGACGGGGACAC TTTTCTTCACTTGGCCATTATTCACGAGGAAAAAGCCCTGAGCCTGGAGGTGATCCAGCAGGCAGCCGGTGACCGGGCTTTCCTGAACTTCCAGAACAACCTCAGCCAG ACTCCTCTTCACCTGGCAGTGATAACTGATCAGCCTGAAATTGCTGAGCATCTTCTGAAGGCCGGATGCGACCTGGAGATCAGGGATTTCCGAGGAAACACCCCCCTGCACATCGCCTGCCAGCAGGGCTCCCTCAAGAGCGTCAGTGTGCTCACGCAGtactgccagccccagcacctcctgcctgtcctgcaggCAGCCAACTACAACG GACATACGTGTCTTCATTTAGCATCTATCCAGGGATACCTGGCTATTGTGGAGTACCTGCTGTCCTTGGGAGCAGATGTAAACGCACAG GAGCCATGCAATGGCAGAACAGCACTACATTTGGCAGTTGATCTGCAGAATTCAGAACTGGTGTCGCTTCTGGTGAAACATGGGGCAGACGTGAACAAAGTCACCTATCAGGGCTATTCCCCCTATCAGCTCACATGGGGAAGAGACAACTCAAGCATACAGGAACAGCTGAAGCAGCTGACCACAGCTGACCTGCAGATGTTGCCAGAAAGTGAGGATGAAGAGAGCAGTGAATCGGAGCCTGAGTTCACGGAGGACGAA cttATATATGATGACTGCCTTATTGGAGGACGACAGCTGGCATTTTGA